The proteins below come from a single Cupriavidus pauculus genomic window:
- a CDS encoding H-NS histone family protein yields the protein MPTYKQLLAEKEALEAKLSEVRANEVAGVIDQIRQLMADYDLTVEDIAPKRRRGRPAGSGTGAARKTSSLPPKYQDPKTGKTWSGRGRAPAWLGKRPERFLIEQTA from the coding sequence ATGCCGACCTACAAGCAACTGCTGGCCGAAAAAGAAGCACTGGAAGCCAAGCTCAGCGAAGTTCGCGCGAATGAAGTCGCGGGCGTGATCGACCAGATTCGTCAATTGATGGCGGATTACGACCTGACGGTCGAGGATATTGCGCCCAAGCGTCGTCGTGGACGCCCGGCGGGCAGCGGCACGGGGGCCGCGCGAAAGACCTCTTCCCTGCCGCCGAAATATCAGGATCCGAAAACCGGCAAGACCTGGTCCGGCCGTGGCCGCGCACCGGCATGGCTTGGCAAGCGTCCCGAGCGTTTTCTGATCGAGCAGACAGCCTGA
- a CDS encoding chemotaxis protein, with translation MTSAMREIDERTNLTNNNQFELLLFRLGDAETSGQSELFGINVFKVREILVMPSVTTVVGAEPAILGMADIRGQVIPVIDLPRLLSCKPVTGLNIMLVTEYARSTQGFAVEAVEEIVRLDWSQVVSAETSVKGGLVTSIAKLDVGGDNPRLVQVLDVEQILRDVLPTRQPDVDPATVGPQLTLRPGTKVLAADDSALARGLIENGLKAMGVEVVMTKTGQEAWDLLGSIAEGAAGRGKTVRDEIALVLTDLEMPEMDGFTLTRKIKADARLKSLPVVIHSSLSGEASEEHVRKVGADAYVSKFLAKDLADTIRGVLARHP, from the coding sequence ATGACCAGCGCGATGAGGGAAATCGACGAGCGCACCAACCTAACCAACAACAACCAGTTCGAGTTGTTGCTGTTCCGACTCGGCGACGCGGAGACCAGCGGGCAATCGGAACTGTTCGGCATCAATGTCTTCAAGGTCCGCGAGATCCTGGTCATGCCGAGCGTGACCACCGTGGTCGGCGCGGAACCCGCGATTCTCGGCATGGCCGACATTCGCGGGCAGGTCATTCCGGTCATCGACCTGCCGCGGCTGTTGTCGTGCAAGCCGGTCACCGGTCTCAATATCATGCTCGTGACCGAGTACGCACGCTCCACGCAGGGGTTCGCCGTGGAAGCGGTGGAAGAGATCGTGCGGCTCGACTGGAGCCAGGTGGTCTCGGCCGAGACCAGCGTGAAGGGCGGCCTCGTCACGAGCATTGCCAAGCTCGACGTGGGCGGCGACAATCCGCGCCTCGTGCAGGTCCTCGACGTCGAGCAGATCCTGCGCGACGTGCTGCCGACCCGCCAGCCCGATGTGGACCCGGCGACGGTGGGTCCGCAACTGACACTGCGCCCCGGCACCAAGGTGCTGGCCGCGGATGACTCGGCGCTCGCGCGCGGTCTCATCGAGAACGGCCTCAAGGCCATGGGCGTGGAAGTGGTGATGACGAAGACGGGCCAGGAAGCGTGGGACCTGCTCGGCAGCATCGCCGAAGGTGCCGCGGGCCGTGGCAAGACCGTGCGCGACGAGATCGCGCTCGTGCTCACGGACCTCGAGATGCCCGAGATGGATGGCTTCACGCTGACGCGCAAGATCAAGGCGGACGCGCGGCTCAAGTCGCTGCCGGTGGTCATTCACTCGTCGCTGTCGGGCGAGGCCAGCGAGGAGCACGTGCGCAAGGTCGGTGCCGATGCGTACGTGTCGAAGTTCCTCGCGAAAGATCTTGCCGACACCATCCGTGGTGTGCTTGCACGGCATCCCTGA
- a CDS encoding peroxiredoxin, whose product MAIRLGETAPDFTADTTEGKIQFHEWIGDGWAILFSHPKDFTPVCTTELGYMARLKPEFDKRNTKIIGLSIDPVDDHNRWVKDIEETQGSKVNYPMIGDADLHIAKLYDMIHPEAGGGPRTAVDNATIRSVFMIGPDKKVKAMLVYPMSAGRNFDEVLRLLDSLQLNAKHTVATPVNWKPGDDVIIPTSVSDDDAKKKYPQGFKTLKPYLRTVAQPR is encoded by the coding sequence ATGGCAATTCGATTAGGCGAGACGGCACCGGACTTCACCGCGGATACGACCGAAGGCAAGATCCAGTTCCACGAGTGGATCGGTGACGGCTGGGCGATCCTGTTCTCGCATCCGAAGGATTTCACACCGGTCTGCACGACCGAGCTCGGCTACATGGCCCGGCTCAAGCCAGAGTTCGACAAGCGCAACACGAAGATCATCGGTCTCTCGATCGATCCCGTCGATGATCACAATCGCTGGGTCAAGGACATCGAGGAGACGCAGGGCAGCAAGGTCAACTATCCGATGATCGGCGATGCGGACCTGCATATCGCCAAGCTCTACGACATGATCCATCCGGAGGCCGGTGGCGGTCCGCGTACGGCGGTGGACAACGCGACCATCCGCTCGGTGTTCATGATCGGCCCCGACAAGAAGGTCAAGGCGATGCTCGTCTATCCGATGAGCGCGGGGCGTAACTTCGATGAGGTATTGCGGCTGCTCGACTCGCTGCAGCTGAACGCGAAGCACACGGTCGCGACACCCGTCAACTGGAAGCCGGGCGACGACGTGATCATCCCGACTTCCGTCTCCGACGACGACGCGAAGAAGAAGTATCCACAGGGCTTCAAGACGCTCAAGCCGTACCTGCGCACCGTGGCCCAGCCGCGCTGA
- a CDS encoding aliphatic sulfonate ABC transporter substrate-binding protein → MTINAHRRALLAAGLALPTLSVANRSFAAGEQETLRIGYQKSSTLMIWLKSRETLEKALAPLNVRVQWHEFTSGLPLLESLNVGNLDLTADVADAVPPFALAAGASLTYYAIETPSPTAQAVVVKQDSEIRSIAQLKGQRVAFAKGAGAHYLLLEALAEAKLSLRDIEPAYLTPADARAAFERGAVAAWVIWDPFLAAVQRQANARVLRDGTGLASYRRFYLAATPYAKRRPDVLAKVYEELRSAGTWIKQNPGPAAAWNAPLLGLDAATVEAANARRTYQVQTVDAASLTEQQRIADAFAAQSILPRKVAVAQSPVWKPA, encoded by the coding sequence ATGACCATCAACGCCCATCGGCGCGCGCTGCTCGCGGCCGGCCTTGCCCTGCCGACACTGTCGGTCGCCAACCGATCGTTCGCCGCGGGCGAACAAGAAACGCTGCGGATCGGCTACCAGAAATCCTCGACGCTGATGATCTGGCTGAAGTCGCGCGAGACGCTCGAGAAAGCGCTCGCGCCGCTGAACGTCCGCGTGCAATGGCACGAGTTCACATCGGGCCTGCCGCTGCTCGAGTCGCTCAACGTCGGCAACCTCGACCTCACCGCCGATGTGGCCGATGCCGTGCCGCCGTTCGCGCTAGCGGCCGGGGCCAGCCTCACGTATTACGCGATCGAGACGCCGTCGCCGACCGCGCAGGCCGTGGTCGTGAAGCAGGACTCCGAGATTCGATCCATCGCGCAACTCAAGGGGCAACGCGTGGCGTTCGCCAAGGGCGCGGGCGCGCATTATCTGCTGCTCGAGGCGCTGGCCGAGGCAAAGCTCTCGCTGCGCGATATCGAGCCCGCGTACCTCACACCGGCGGACGCACGCGCGGCATTCGAGCGCGGCGCCGTGGCCGCGTGGGTCATCTGGGATCCGTTCCTTGCCGCGGTGCAGCGACAGGCCAACGCGCGCGTGCTGCGCGACGGCACCGGACTCGCGAGCTACCGGCGCTTCTATCTGGCGGCCACGCCGTATGCGAAACGCCGGCCGGACGTGCTGGCGAAGGTCTACGAGGAACTGCGCAGTGCCGGTACCTGGATCAAGCAGAATCCCGGACCGGCCGCGGCATGGAACGCGCCGCTGCTCGGCCTGGACGCCGCGACGGTCGAGGCCGCGAACGCGCGCCGGACTTATCAGGTACAGACCGTGGATGCCGCGTCGCTCACCGAGCAACAGCGCATTGCCGATGCCTTCGCCGCGCAGTCGATCCTGCCGCGCAAGGTCGCCGTGGCGCAGTCGCCGGTGTGGAAGCCGGCCTGA
- a CDS encoding TauD/TfdA dioxygenase family protein, which produces MPPVLQDFEIRPLDAALGAEVIGLDLSQPIAEEDFRRIHRAHLDHHVVVFRDQRITPAEQIAFSRRFGALEIHVLHQFQLAGHPEILIVSNVRENGKPIGLGDAGHFWHSDLSYKEKPSLGSLLHARELPREGGDTLFANMHAAWDALPADLQRKVEGLKAEHTYLAKYKELQRRSPWRPDLSPEQIAQVKPALQPVVRTHPETGRKALFVSEHFTTKIVGLPEDESRALLDELFAHSVKPDFVYRHQWREHDLVFWDNRSLMHLAAGTPDTERRVMYRTTIEGDLPF; this is translated from the coding sequence TTGCCCCCCGTTCTCCAGGATTTCGAAATCCGCCCGCTCGATGCCGCGCTTGGCGCCGAAGTGATCGGACTCGATCTGTCGCAACCGATCGCGGAAGAAGACTTCCGGCGCATCCATCGCGCGCATCTCGATCATCACGTCGTGGTGTTCCGCGACCAGCGCATCACGCCGGCGGAGCAGATCGCGTTCAGCCGCCGTTTTGGCGCGCTCGAGATCCACGTGCTGCACCAGTTCCAGCTCGCGGGGCATCCCGAGATCCTGATCGTGTCGAACGTGCGCGAGAACGGCAAGCCGATCGGTCTTGGCGACGCGGGTCACTTCTGGCACTCCGATCTTTCGTACAAGGAGAAGCCGAGCCTCGGCTCGCTGCTGCACGCGCGGGAATTGCCGCGCGAGGGCGGCGATACGCTGTTCGCCAACATGCACGCCGCATGGGACGCGCTGCCCGCCGACCTGCAGCGCAAGGTGGAGGGCCTGAAAGCCGAGCACACCTACCTGGCCAAATACAAGGAACTGCAACGCCGCAGCCCATGGCGCCCGGACCTGTCGCCCGAGCAGATCGCGCAGGTCAAGCCCGCGCTGCAGCCCGTGGTGCGCACGCATCCGGAGACGGGCCGCAAGGCGCTGTTCGTGAGCGAGCATTTCACGACGAAGATCGTCGGCCTGCCGGAGGACGAGAGCCGCGCGCTGCTCGACGAACTGTTCGCGCACAGCGTGAAGCCCGATTTCGTCTACCGCCATCAATGGCGCGAGCATGACCTCGTGTTCTGGGACAACCGCTCGCTCATGCATCTGGCCGCGGGCACGCCCGATACCGAGCGTCGCGTGATGTACCGCACCACGATCGAGGGCGATCTGCCTTTCTGA
- a CDS encoding ABC transporter substrate-binding protein, with translation MSLFTSRWPRRAAVSMLVAGLALTANAHAEGRIRIAEQFGVVYLLLNVARDQQLIEKHGKQQGVDVKVEWTQLSGGSAVNDALLSGSIDIAGAGVGPLLTLWDRTHGRQNVKGVASLGNFPYYLVSNNPKVKSIADFTEKDRIALPAVGVSVQSRVLQYAAARQWGDKEFNRLDKWTVAVPHPDAAAAIIAGGTEITGHFGNPPFQEQELAGNPNARIVLNSYDVLGGPSSATVLYATEKFRNDNPKTYRAFVDALAEAADFATKQPEAAADLYIRVNKAKIDRALLVKILKNPQVQFKVTPQNTFPLAEFMHRVGAIKNAPKSWQDYFFPDPATAQGS, from the coding sequence ATGTCCCTGTTCACCTCCCGCTGGCCGCGCCGCGCGGCCGTGTCGATGCTCGTCGCGGGTCTCGCGCTGACCGCCAATGCGCACGCTGAAGGCCGCATCCGTATCGCCGAGCAGTTCGGCGTGGTCTATCTGCTGCTGAACGTTGCGCGCGACCAGCAGTTGATCGAGAAGCACGGCAAGCAGCAGGGCGTGGACGTCAAGGTCGAATGGACGCAGCTCTCCGGTGGCTCCGCGGTCAACGACGCGCTGCTGTCGGGTTCGATCGATATCGCCGGCGCCGGCGTGGGCCCGCTGCTCACGCTGTGGGACCGCACGCATGGCCGGCAGAACGTCAAGGGCGTGGCCTCGCTCGGCAACTTTCCCTACTACCTCGTCAGCAACAACCCGAAGGTGAAGTCGATTGCCGACTTCACGGAGAAGGACCGTATCGCGCTGCCGGCCGTGGGCGTGTCGGTGCAGTCGCGCGTGCTGCAGTACGCGGCGGCCAGGCAATGGGGCGACAAGGAATTCAACCGCCTGGACAAGTGGACCGTCGCGGTGCCCCATCCGGACGCCGCGGCCGCGATCATCGCGGGCGGGACCGAGATCACGGGCCACTTCGGCAACCCGCCGTTCCAGGAGCAGGAACTGGCCGGCAATCCGAACGCGCGCATCGTGCTCAACTCGTATGACGTGCTCGGCGGCCCGAGTTCGGCCACCGTGCTCTATGCCACCGAGAAATTCCGCAACGACAATCCGAAGACCTACCGTGCGTTCGTCGATGCGCTGGCGGAAGCCGCGGACTTCGCCACGAAGCAGCCGGAAGCGGCCGCCGATCTCTATATTCGCGTGAACAAGGCGAAGATCGATCGCGCGCTGCTGGTCAAGATTCTCAAGAACCCGCAGGTCCAGTTCAAGGTCACGCCGCAGAACACGTTCCCGCTGGCCGAGTTCATGCACCGCGTGGGCGCCATCAAGAATGCGCCGAAGTCGTGGCAGGACTATTTCTTCCCGGACCCGGCCACCGCACAGGGGAGCTGA
- a CDS encoding ABC transporter ATP-binding protein, giving the protein MATHEHQRADLRVVGGGLPLLQVDNVSLEYRTPDRVVRATHRVSFDVHAADRFVLLGPSGCGKSTLLKAVAGFVPPAEGEIRLDGQRVRAPGPDRIVVFQEFDQLPPWKTVRQNVMFPLQRARGLSRAEADECAMHFLDKVGLAGFADAYPHTLSGGMKQRVAIARALAMRPKVLLMDEPFAALDALTRRRMQEELLALWEDAAFTLLFVTHSIEEALVVGSRILLLSPHPGRVRAELNSHQFSLASQGSADFQSAAQRIHRMLFEEPEHATHAGGSHPQRAQHTY; this is encoded by the coding sequence ATGGCAACGCACGAACATCAGCGCGCCGACCTGCGTGTCGTCGGGGGCGGGCTGCCCCTGCTGCAGGTCGATAACGTCTCGCTCGAATACCGTACGCCCGATCGCGTGGTACGCGCCACGCACCGTGTGAGTTTCGACGTGCACGCCGCCGATCGCTTCGTGCTGCTGGGGCCGTCGGGCTGCGGCAAGTCGACGCTGCTCAAGGCCGTGGCCGGCTTCGTGCCGCCGGCCGAGGGCGAGATCCGCCTCGATGGCCAGCGCGTGCGCGCGCCCGGCCCCGATCGCATCGTCGTGTTCCAGGAGTTCGACCAGTTGCCGCCGTGGAAGACCGTGCGGCAGAACGTCATGTTCCCGCTGCAGCGCGCACGGGGCCTGTCGCGCGCGGAGGCCGACGAGTGCGCGATGCACTTCCTCGACAAGGTCGGCCTGGCGGGGTTTGCCGATGCCTATCCGCATACGCTGTCGGGCGGCATGAAACAGCGCGTGGCAATCGCCCGCGCGCTGGCCATGCGACCCAAGGTGTTGCTGATGGACGAGCCGTTCGCCGCGCTCGACGCGCTGACGCGCCGCCGCATGCAGGAGGAACTGCTCGCGCTCTGGGAAGACGCGGCATTCACGCTGCTGTTCGTCACGCACTCGATCGAAGAAGCGCTCGTCGTGGGTAGCCGCATCCTGCTGCTGTCTCCGCATCCGGGCCGTGTGCGCGCGGAACTCAACAGCCACCAGTTTTCGCTGGCGAGCCAGGGCAGCGCCGATTTCCAGTCCGCGGCGCAGCGCATCCACCGGATGCTGTTCGAGGAACCCGAACACGCCACGCATGCCGGGGGCTCGCATCCCCAGCGCGCTCAACACACGTACTGA
- a CDS encoding ABC transporter permease gives MSDTLTIRPEYERRLEPFTAAPVERPLPWHSRVLRQGWLRKLLILIVLAIVWEVIARVQDNDLLLPTFGATARAFVDGIANGELPGKAAVSLSVLLQGYLAGIVLAFVLTTLAVSTRIGRDLLDTLTAMFNPLPAIALLPLALLWFGLGKGSLIFVLIHSVLWPLALNTYAGFRGVPETLRMAGRNYGLRGLRYVVLILVPAALPAILSGLKIGWAFAWRTLIAAELVFGASSGKGGLGWYIFQNRNELYTDRVFAGLATVILIGLAVEGIVFASLERLTVRRWGMQNG, from the coding sequence ATGTCCGACACGCTGACCATCCGTCCCGAATACGAGCGCCGGCTCGAACCCTTCACGGCCGCACCCGTGGAACGGCCGTTGCCGTGGCATAGCCGCGTGCTGCGGCAAGGCTGGCTGCGCAAGCTGCTGATCCTGATCGTGCTGGCGATCGTGTGGGAGGTCATCGCGCGCGTGCAGGACAACGACCTGCTGCTGCCGACGTTCGGTGCCACCGCGCGCGCGTTCGTCGATGGCATCGCCAACGGCGAGCTGCCGGGCAAGGCCGCGGTATCGCTGTCTGTCCTGCTGCAGGGTTACCTTGCCGGCATCGTGCTCGCGTTCGTGCTGACCACGCTCGCGGTCTCGACGCGTATCGGCCGCGATCTGCTGGACACGCTCACGGCGATGTTCAACCCGCTGCCGGCCATTGCGCTGCTGCCGCTCGCGCTGCTGTGGTTCGGCCTCGGCAAGGGCAGCCTGATCTTCGTGCTGATCCATTCGGTGCTGTGGCCGCTCGCGCTCAATACTTATGCGGGCTTCCGCGGCGTGCCCGAGACGCTGCGCATGGCGGGCCGCAACTACGGTCTGCGCGGGCTGCGTTACGTGGTGCTGATCCTCGTGCCGGCCGCACTGCCGGCCATCCTGTCCGGGCTCAAGATCGGCTGGGCGTTCGCATGGCGCACGCTGATCGCGGCGGAGCTCGTGTTCGGCGCGTCGTCGGGCAAGGGCGGCCTGGGCTGGTACATCTTCCAGAACCGCAACGAACTCTATACCGACCGCGTATTCGCGGGCCTCGCCACCGTCATCCTGATCGGGCTCGCGGTCGAAGGCATCGTGTTTGCCTCGCTGGAGCGCCTGACCGTGCGGCGCTGGGGCATGCAGAACGGCTGA
- a CDS encoding class I SAM-dependent methyltransferase, whose translation MTAIHHAAAQGFSSQADTYARGRPDYPKEIAEWLRDTVGLAAGRTVVDLGAGTGKFTRLLQPTGAIIIAVEPVAQMRDQLSGALPGVQAVAGTAESMPLPDASVDAVVCAQAFHWFANTAAMREIRRVLRPGGRLGLVWNVRDESVDWVARLTDIMKPFEGDAPRFHRGDWRKVFPADGFGPLALTSLPYSHTGAPEQVIVDRVMSVSFIASLQPAQQDAVRAQLHDVIAHHPALAGQDIVSFPYRTEAYCCERSS comes from the coding sequence ATGACCGCCATCCACCACGCCGCCGCGCAGGGTTTTTCGAGTCAAGCCGACACCTATGCCCGCGGGCGCCCCGACTATCCCAAGGAAATCGCCGAATGGCTGCGTGACACCGTAGGCCTCGCCGCCGGCCGCACCGTGGTCGACCTCGGTGCCGGCACCGGCAAGTTCACACGGCTGCTCCAGCCGACCGGTGCGATCATCATTGCCGTGGAGCCCGTGGCGCAGATGCGCGACCAGCTCTCCGGCGCATTGCCCGGCGTGCAGGCCGTGGCGGGCACCGCGGAGTCCATGCCGCTGCCCGATGCGAGCGTCGATGCGGTGGTCTGCGCGCAGGCGTTCCACTGGTTTGCCAACACGGCCGCGATGCGCGAGATCCGCCGCGTGCTGCGTCCCGGCGGCCGGCTCGGCCTCGTCTGGAACGTGCGCGACGAATCGGTGGATTGGGTGGCCCGGCTCACGGACATCATGAAGCCGTTCGAGGGCGATGCGCCGCGCTTTCATCGCGGCGACTGGCGCAAGGTGTTCCCGGCGGATGGCTTCGGCCCGCTCGCGCTGACGAGCCTGCCGTATTCGCATACGGGCGCGCCGGAGCAGGTGATCGTGGACCGCGTGATGTCGGTGAGCTTTATCGCGTCGCTGCAGCCCGCGCAACAGGATGCCGTGCGCGCGCAGCTGCACGACGTGATCGCGCACCACCCGGCCCTCGCGGGCCAGGACATCGTGTCGTTCCCTTACCGCACCGAGGCGTACTGCTGCGAGCGCTCGTCCTGA
- a CDS encoding MFS transporter gives MTAPSPSLDAAHDYPGDDRVLRRILSVVAFNFVAYLAVGLPLAVIPGFVHDHLGYSAVVAGLSISIQYLATLLSRPWAGTLCDVQGPKRSVLTGLALCVASGALTLAAALCGGTAWLGLTVLFAARLVLGAGESLVTTGTIAWGIGSAGSRHTGKVISWNGMTTYGALAAGAPLGVVLADFGGLASIGAVTVLITAIALLLARRKSPSAIVKGERLPFRRVFRAMTPFGFCLALGSVGFGSITAFITLYYGSRGWDHAAFALTSLGTCFILSRLLLADSINRFGGYTVAIASFAVEAAGLAMLWLAQSPWQALAGAAVTGFGFSLVFPSLGMEAVKRVPQTNRGSALGAYSLFLDFALGLTGPLAGLVVKHAGYAPVYLCASLCAIAALVMSRVIAVRYGQDERSQQYASVR, from the coding sequence ATGACCGCCCCCTCTCCTTCACTGGACGCCGCGCACGACTATCCCGGCGATGACCGTGTGTTGCGCCGCATCCTCAGCGTCGTAGCATTCAATTTCGTAGCGTACCTCGCGGTCGGCCTGCCGCTGGCCGTGATTCCCGGCTTCGTGCACGACCACCTCGGCTACAGCGCCGTCGTCGCCGGCCTGTCGATCAGCATCCAGTATCTGGCCACGCTGCTGTCGCGCCCCTGGGCCGGCACGCTCTGCGACGTGCAGGGGCCGAAGCGCTCGGTGCTGACGGGCCTGGCCCTGTGCGTCGCCAGCGGCGCGCTGACGCTGGCGGCGGCACTGTGCGGCGGCACCGCATGGCTGGGCCTCACGGTGCTGTTTGCCGCGCGCCTCGTGCTCGGCGCCGGCGAGAGCCTCGTCACCACGGGCACGATCGCCTGGGGCATCGGCAGCGCGGGCTCGCGCCACACGGGCAAGGTCATTTCCTGGAATGGCATGACGACCTACGGCGCCCTTGCCGCGGGCGCCCCGCTCGGCGTGGTCCTCGCGGACTTCGGCGGCCTCGCGTCGATCGGTGCCGTGACCGTGCTGATTACCGCGATCGCGCTGCTGCTTGCGCGCCGCAAGTCGCCGTCCGCGATCGTCAAGGGCGAACGCCTGCCGTTCCGCCGCGTGTTCCGCGCGATGACGCCGTTCGGGTTCTGCCTCGCGCTGGGCTCGGTCGGCTTCGGATCGATCACCGCCTTCATCACGCTGTATTACGGCAGCCGCGGCTGGGATCACGCGGCCTTCGCGCTGACGTCGCTCGGCACCTGCTTTATCCTCTCGCGCCTGCTGCTCGCCGACAGTATCAACCGCTTCGGCGGCTATACCGTGGCCATCGCGTCGTTCGCGGTGGAAGCGGCCGGCCTGGCCATGCTGTGGCTCGCCCAGTCGCCCTGGCAGGCGCTCGCGGGCGCCGCGGTCACGGGCTTCGGCTTCTCGCTCGTGTTCCCGTCGCTCGGCATGGAAGCGGTCAAGCGCGTGCCGCAGACCAACCGCGGCTCCGCGCTCGGCGCCTATTCGCTGTTTCTCGATTTCGCGCTGGGCCTGACGGGCCCGCTGGCCGGCCTCGTGGTGAAGCATGCCGGCTATGCGCCGGTGTACCTGTGCGCGTCGCTATGCGCGATCGCCGCGCTCGTGATGAGCCGCGTGATCGCGGTGCGCTACGGTCAGGACGAGCGCTCGCAGCAGTACGCCTCGGTGCGGTAA
- a CDS encoding IclR family transcriptional regulator: MPRKAAQLSEADKHAAEGGAVAVDRALFVLSVFREGDSALGLAELAVRSGLYKSTLLRLLASLEHARLVQRLPDGRYGLGPEVARLNAVYAASFSLEAVVVPALRQLVQVTRESAAFHIEQGEHRLCLYRVDSPQPVRDHIRAGDVLPRNRGAGGRVLRAFAGARGEIYQRIRDEGVIALVGDRSPDIAGVSSPVFGPAGDLRGALTLTCPTPRFSVTFRDQVLDAARQLTKALGGTFPDFAPATETPLTEGSSKD, translated from the coding sequence ATGCCACGTAAAGCCGCCCAACTCTCCGAAGCCGACAAGCATGCCGCGGAAGGGGGCGCTGTCGCCGTGGACCGGGCGCTGTTCGTCCTGTCGGTGTTTCGCGAGGGCGACAGTGCGCTTGGCCTGGCCGAGCTGGCGGTGCGCAGCGGGCTGTACAAGAGCACGCTGTTGCGGCTGCTGGCGTCGCTGGAACACGCGCGGCTGGTGCAGCGGCTGCCCGACGGCCGCTATGGGCTCGGGCCCGAAGTGGCGCGGCTCAATGCCGTGTATGCGGCGTCGTTCTCGCTCGAGGCCGTGGTCGTGCCGGCGCTGCGGCAGCTCGTGCAGGTGACGCGGGAGTCCGCGGCGTTCCATATCGAGCAGGGGGAGCATCGGCTCTGCCTGTACCGCGTGGATTCCCCGCAGCCCGTGCGCGACCATATCCGTGCGGGCGATGTGCTGCCGCGTAACCGTGGCGCGGGCGGGCGCGTGTTGCGCGCGTTTGCGGGCGCGCGCGGAGAGATCTACCAGCGGATTCGCGACGAAGGCGTGATCGCGCTGGTCGGCGACCGCAGTCCCGATATCGCCGGGGTATCGTCACCGGTCTTCGGCCCGGCGGGCGACCTGCGCGGGGCCTTGACGCTGACGTGCCCCACGCCACGCTTCTCCGTGACCTTCCGCGACCAGGTCCTCGATGCCGCGCGGCAGCTGACGAAGGCGCTGGGCGGCACCTTTCCGGACTTTGCGCCGGCGACCGAGACGCCGCTGACCGAAGGTTCGTCCAAGGACTGA
- a CDS encoding sensor domain-containing diguanylate cyclase has product MQLAQQTIVVVMMVVFSSTLLMSAGLVVALRASEAGRQWALGHVVASAAGLLVVACTAGYDLLHPGYPQHGIPPPGALQLSALGAGCYILGRLTIYRGVRTFYGLPPHTVPLRLFGLVVVTLLVIATGLSDARLLVHALAYGVLAMVSFSTIVIMLRSDRGRTGIGGPVVMVSHLVLLAGQVVALTSFASPISGGGAAVTPFFMQPSGMAWPLLSMIAAMMAVLLGLFGFCMMATEQIIALNENGARVDALTGLLNRGALDQSAASLIARWQRDGEALSCLVIDVDHFKQVNDTFGHDAGDGILREIAAALDHSRRASDIAARYGGEEFCILCPHTDELQATALANRILRKVRAIPLPGRERYASVSIGVAQLRAATGARDVIWRGLFAEADRALYSAKERGRDQFVIASRVMDEVPVTSSDTDTMLPLREPDPLPISV; this is encoded by the coding sequence GTGCAACTGGCCCAGCAGACGATCGTCGTCGTCATGATGGTGGTGTTCTCCAGCACGCTGCTGATGTCGGCAGGGCTGGTCGTCGCCCTGCGCGCCAGCGAAGCGGGACGCCAATGGGCGCTCGGCCATGTGGTCGCGTCCGCCGCCGGGCTGCTCGTGGTGGCATGCACGGCGGGCTACGACCTGCTGCACCCCGGTTATCCGCAACACGGGATCCCGCCCCCCGGCGCCCTCCAGCTGAGCGCCCTGGGCGCCGGCTGCTACATCCTCGGCCGCCTGACGATCTACCGCGGCGTGCGCACGTTCTACGGCTTGCCGCCGCATACCGTCCCCCTGCGCCTGTTCGGCCTCGTCGTGGTGACGCTGCTGGTCATCGCCACCGGCCTGTCCGACGCCCGGCTGCTCGTCCACGCGCTGGCCTATGGTGTCCTCGCCATGGTGTCGTTCAGCACCATCGTGATCATGCTCCGCAGCGATCGCGGCCGCACGGGCATTGGCGGCCCCGTCGTCATGGTCTCGCACCTGGTGCTGCTGGCCGGTCAGGTCGTGGCGCTGACCTCGTTCGCCTCCCCCATTTCGGGCGGTGGCGCCGCCGTGACGCCGTTCTTCATGCAGCCATCGGGCATGGCCTGGCCGCTGCTGTCGATGATCGCCGCCATGATGGCCGTCCTGCTCGGCCTGTTCGGCTTCTGCATGATGGCCACCGAGCAGATCATCGCCCTCAACGAGAACGGCGCCCGCGTCGATGCGCTGACGGGCCTGCTCAACCGCGGCGCCCTCGACCAGTCGGCTGCCAGCCTGATTGCACGCTGGCAGCGGGATGGCGAGGCGTTGTCCTGCCTCGTGATCGACGTCGATCACTTCAAGCAGGTCAACGATACGTTCGGCCACGATGCGGGTGACGGCATCCTGCGCGAAATCGCCGCCGCGCTCGACCATTCGCGCCGCGCCTCCGATATCGCCGCGCGCTACGGCGGCGAGGAGTTCTGCATCCTGTGCCCGCACACGGACGAACTGCAGGCCACGGCGCTGGCCAACCGCATTCTGCGCAAGGTGCGCGCGATCCCGCTGCCGGGCCGCGAGCGCTACGCAAGCGTCAGTATCGGCGTGGCCCAGCTCCGTGCCGCGACCGGCGCGCGCGACGTGATCTGGCGCGGACTCTTCGCGGAAGCGGACCGCGCGCTCTATAGCGCCAAGGAGCGTGGCCGCGACCAGTTCGTGATCGCCTCCCGTGTGATGGACGAAGTGCCGGTAACGTCATCCGATACCGACACCATGCTGCCGCTCCGCGAGCCCGACCCCCTCCCCATCTCGGTGTAG